One region of Brachyspira hampsonii genomic DNA includes:
- a CDS encoding penicillin-binding protein, with the protein MNDSRVKILYLFLICFFIGTIAIFIQLFNLTIKERKSLSSLSGLDRPRGTIYDVKMRPLTINIPAYIIYLDTESVSLDGNDKTDINEAYSQIFNIIGITKEKFAELLNTKRRTIMLAQNINLDSYKKIKEIKDKYNVKSIYGIESYKRFYPYKDVFAHVIGYMNRTETEGYAGLEATYEAILSSENDNPKDIVLTLDRDVQTIVRNEVLKTVAEKSPQSVTVIVSDVNTGAIVANYSYPSFDPNNPFIYVNNERMDRSIMSTIYPGSTMKIFAELAAIEQGVVNSDEIFHCKGYYDYSRQTRIHCDYPHGDVPFNDILKYSCNFAIVTIAERIDNQFFYDYLKRFGFGEPTGVGPYKNEWSGIYHSLNKWHRFSKGYLAIGYDLSVTPMQIAASYLPLLNGGWKVPMHVVDSFYDGIEKISATNNLKKTRIIDEQYSQIARVLLRKGVESGSTGHRANLLNIDVVGKTGTAITEVYRNNESEKPEKYYQSIFIGGFPLEDPKISILVLLDDPQGQGSQGAGRVAAPLFAKIANQIIPYLGLIDGEIYTINTNDFLSLVPHANNITNNIMPNLTGLSLRDALNSISYIVSNNNAKIMIQGEGYVTDFSPKFGTSVTNNSIIRLLLKAPIKEQDNK; encoded by the coding sequence ATGAATGACAGCCGAGTTAAAATATTATATTTATTCCTTATTTGCTTTTTTATAGGAACAATAGCAATATTCATTCAGTTATTTAATTTAACTATCAAAGAAAGAAAATCTTTATCATCATTATCCGGACTCGATAGACCAAGAGGAACTATATATGATGTGAAAATGCGTCCTCTTACAATAAATATCCCAGCATATATAATTTATTTGGATACTGAGTCTGTTTCTTTAGATGGTAATGATAAAACTGATATCAATGAAGCTTATTCTCAAATATTTAATATTATAGGCATTACAAAAGAAAAATTTGCTGAATTGTTAAACACTAAGAGAAGAACCATAATGCTGGCTCAGAATATTAATTTAGATTCCTATAAAAAAATAAAGGAAATAAAAGATAAATATAATGTAAAAAGCATTTATGGCATAGAAAGTTATAAAAGATTTTATCCTTATAAAGATGTATTTGCTCATGTTATAGGTTATATGAATAGGACAGAGACAGAAGGATATGCAGGACTTGAGGCAACTTATGAGGCTATTCTTTCATCAGAGAATGATAATCCAAAAGATATAGTATTGACTTTAGACCGAGATGTGCAGACTATAGTAAGAAATGAAGTATTAAAAACTGTGGCTGAAAAATCCCCTCAATCTGTTACAGTAATAGTATCAGATGTCAATACCGGAGCGATAGTTGCAAATTATTCTTATCCTTCATTTGATCCTAATAATCCTTTTATTTATGTTAACAATGAAAGAATGGATAGAAGTATAATGAGCACTATATATCCGGGAAGTACAATGAAAATATTTGCTGAACTTGCCGCTATAGAGCAGGGAGTAGTCAATAGTGATGAAATATTCCATTGTAAAGGTTATTATGATTACAGCAGACAAACAAGAATACATTGCGATTATCCACATGGAGATGTACCATTTAATGATATATTAAAATACAGCTGCAACTTTGCTATTGTAACTATAGCTGAAAGAATAGATAATCAGTTTTTTTATGATTATTTAAAAAGATTTGGATTCGGAGAGCCTACAGGTGTCGGACCTTATAAAAATGAATGGAGCGGAATATATCACTCTCTAAATAAATGGCATAGATTTTCAAAAGGCTATTTAGCAATAGGTTATGATTTAAGTGTTACTCCTATGCAGATAGCAGCCTCTTATTTACCTCTTTTGAATGGAGGCTGGAAAGTACCTATGCATGTTGTTGATTCATTTTATGACGGAATAGAAAAAATCAGTGCAACAAATAACTTAAAAAAGACTAGAATAATAGATGAACAGTATTCTCAAATAGCCAGAGTTTTACTTAGAAAAGGTGTTGAATCTGGTTCTACAGGGCATAGAGCTAATCTGCTTAATATAGATGTTGTTGGAAAAACAGGTACTGCAATAACAGAAGTTTATAGAAACAATGAATCTGAAAAGCCTGAAAAGTATTATCAATCTATATTTATAGGAGGTTTTCCTTTAGAAGATCCTAAAATATCTATACTTGTATTGCTTGATGATCCTCAGGGTCAGGGATCTCAGGGAGCGGGAAGGGTAGCGGCTCCTCTGTTTGCTAAAATAGCCAATCAGATTATACCTTATTTGGGACTTATTGACGGAGAAATATATACAATAAATACTAATGATTTTTTAAGTTTAGTACCTCATGCAAATAATATTACAAATAATATTATGCCTAATTTAACAGGGCTTTCTTTGAGAGATGCTTTAAATAGTATATCTTATATAGTATCAAATAATAATGCTAAGATAATGATACAAGGAGAAGGATATGTAACGGATTTTTCACCGAAGTTTGGTACATCTGTTACTAATAATTCTATAATAAGATTATTATTAAAAGCACCTATTAAAGAACAAGATAATAAATAG
- a CDS encoding carbohydrate kinase family protein, protein MLNILTFGELLYDVYDNVSVIGGAPFNYSLQLSRLLNKDDKLQFITALGDDDYSKDALSFIDNENIYKSLIQISKDYETGKATVFLNENKVPDYIIHENTAWDHIEYNSDIENALKENYDLFYFNILSQRNEKSYNTLKNIFKNINAKYKVCDVTFRKNYYTKEKIKESLEFINILKINDDELAVIKGLFYPSLQNDNETLLKAISKDFDIDYIFLTLGASGASVLYNNEYIFNPSNKIDVVDTVGAGDSFCAALSYAILMGLDINNVLKFASSVSEEMIQLKGGTARYNVERVKSKFNL, encoded by the coding sequence ATGTTAAATATACTTACTTTCGGAGAACTTTTATATGATGTTTATGATAATGTTTCAGTGATAGGAGGTGCCCCTTTTAATTATTCTCTTCAGCTTTCAAGGCTTTTAAATAAAGATGACAAGCTGCAATTTATAACTGCTTTGGGTGATGATGATTATTCTAAAGATGCTTTATCTTTTATTGATAATGAGAATATATATAAATCTTTAATACAGATATCAAAAGATTATGAAACAGGAAAAGCTACTGTTTTTCTTAATGAAAATAAAGTACCTGATTATATAATACATGAAAATACTGCTTGGGATCATATAGAATATAATTCAGATATAGAAAATGCTTTAAAAGAAAATTATGATTTATTTTATTTTAATATACTATCCCAAAGAAATGAAAAATCTTATAATACATTAAAAAACATATTCAAAAACATTAATGCTAAATATAAAGTATGCGATGTAACATTCAGAAAAAATTATTACACTAAAGAAAAGATAAAAGAATCTTTAGAGTTTATAAATATCTTAAAGATTAATGATGATGAGCTAGCTGTGATAAAAGGTCTTTTTTATCCATCTTTACAAAATGATAATGAAACATTGCTTAAAGCTATCAGTAAAGATTTTGATATTGATTATATATTTCTTACACTTGGTGCATCTGGTGCTAGTGTATTATATAATAATGAGTATATTTTTAATCCTTCTAATAAAATTGATGTTGTTGATACTGTTGGAGCTGGGGATTCATTTTGTGCTGCTTTGAGCTATGCTATATTGATGGGACTTGATATTAATAATGTATTGAAATTTGCTTCAAGTGTGTCTGAGGAGATGATTCAGCTAAAAGGCGGTACTGCAAGATATAATGTTGAAAGGGTAAAATCAAAATTTAATTTATAA
- a CDS encoding tetratricopeptide repeat protein, which yields MKHCIKIILFLILFSYSVVYSKPSDKIKFEAGELTELEYDFFTKVDNGETNDLELHYDGFIIASGITDKDEFEFYREKLNNIRNFAKKELSSYTKEGAYSFGKRLLNWLYTSGTLKQYFETSTLFQDLIYKGEYNCLSSSILYSLLYKEFGFEVTGVLTSSHSFCTIYADDKAVDVETTLSRGFDPGQKEIRNTGNSTIVTFVPQGNYRDRNNVDILTLIATLYPNSISLKKIEKDLEKQLVMAKKAYYLSPNTKMYNDNLVNAYNRLALDYLNKNNFEAAYRTLEEAYTFDSNNPMTKNNKIHYYNTIGTSYLSKKDFPNAIETYKIGISDIGEGADVLKRNLKVSYYNYAVTEYNQRRYNNASIISEEALKLFPNDRDFIRLLSSIPK from the coding sequence ATGAAACACTGTATTAAAATAATTTTATTTTTAATATTATTTAGTTACTCAGTAGTATATTCAAAACCATCAGATAAAATAAAATTTGAAGCAGGCGAACTTACAGAACTAGAATACGATTTCTTTACAAAAGTAGATAATGGAGAAACCAATGATTTGGAACTTCATTATGACGGATTTATAATAGCTTCAGGAATTACTGATAAAGATGAATTTGAATTCTACAGAGAAAAATTAAATAATATAAGAAATTTTGCTAAAAAAGAATTATCCTCATATACTAAAGAAGGAGCATACTCTTTCGGTAAAAGGCTTTTAAATTGGCTGTACACAAGCGGAACATTAAAGCAATATTTTGAAACTTCTACCCTATTTCAGGATTTAATATATAAAGGTGAATATAACTGTTTAAGTTCAAGCATATTATACTCGCTTCTATACAAAGAATTTGGATTTGAAGTTACAGGCGTTCTTACTTCAAGTCATTCATTTTGTACAATATATGCAGATGATAAAGCGGTGGATGTTGAAACTACCTTATCAAGAGGATTCGATCCGGGACAAAAAGAAATAAGAAATACAGGAAACTCTACAATAGTTACTTTCGTGCCTCAAGGAAATTATAGAGATAGAAATAATGTAGATATACTCACCTTAATAGCAACATTATATCCTAATTCTATTTCACTAAAAAAAATAGAAAAAGATCTTGAAAAACAATTAGTAATGGCAAAAAAAGCATATTATCTTTCTCCTAATACAAAAATGTACAATGATAATTTAGTGAATGCTTATAATAGATTGGCTTTAGATTATCTAAATAAAAATAACTTTGAAGCTGCTTATAGAACATTAGAAGAAGCATATACCTTCGATTCTAATAACCCTATGACAAAAAATAATAAAATACACTATTACAACACAATAGGCACATCTTATTTAAGTAAGAAAGATTTTCCTAATGCTATAGAAACATATAAAATAGGAATATCTGATATAGGAGAAGGTGCTGATGTGCTAAAAAGAAATCTTAAAGTTTCATATTATAATTATGCTGTTACTGAATATAATCAAAGAAGATATAATAATGCAAGTATTATATCAGAAGAAGCTTTAAAATTATTCCCTAATGATAGAGATTTTATAAGATTATTGTCATCTATACCGAAATAA
- a CDS encoding bifunctional nuclease domain-containing protein, protein MVEAKILNLAITDKGFVVILKPEKSDKVVPISIAYLEAQSIMSSLIGYKIERPLTHDIIYNIFQNCNIRLINVIIDNVHTDTFFAKLVIEHNDKNIFIDSRPSDAIALSLKSKAPIFIEEHVIEKAGIILEENDNLMKVKEGIPFTYQKFERDELREKNAENIFVKKEPEEINNTDNQQLNIKSNKKNKEELQKLLDQAVKEERYEDAAKYRDELDNLTE, encoded by the coding sequence GTGGTAGAAGCAAAGATACTTAATTTAGCTATTACAGATAAAGGTTTTGTAGTTATTTTGAAGCCGGAAAAATCTGATAAAGTTGTACCAATATCAATAGCATATTTAGAGGCTCAGTCTATAATGTCCAGCCTTATAGGGTATAAAATAGAAAGACCGCTCACTCATGACATAATATACAATATATTTCAAAACTGTAATATAAGATTAATAAATGTAATAATAGATAATGTACATACAGATACTTTCTTTGCTAAATTAGTCATAGAACATAATGATAAAAATATATTTATTGATTCAAGACCTTCCGATGCTATAGCACTTTCTCTTAAATCAAAAGCACCTATATTTATAGAAGAACATGTTATAGAAAAAGCAGGAATTATATTAGAAGAAAATGATAATTTAATGAAAGTGAAAGAAGGAATACCTTTTACTTATCAGAAATTTGAAAGAGATGAGCTTAGAGAAAAAAATGCTGAAAATATATTTGTAAAAAAAGAACCGGAAGAAATTAATAATACGGATAATCAGCAATTAAATATAAAAAGTAATAAAAAAAATAAAGAAGAATTACAGAAATTGCTGGATCAGGCAGTAAAAGAAGAAAGATATGAAGATGCTGCTAAATATAGAGATGAACTTGATAATTTAACAGAATAA
- a CDS encoding tetratricopeptide repeat protein: MSENTNKLQKNAELIFTYLYNNRIIFISGFVLIVVIAAGILLYRANIESQDAANNVEFESALALYNVYQNAQLPAEQLNDPALIIDITSRFQKVYNAAKGNKLKLRSAYALGCVYYDINNLKEAEKYYQEVANSRGFYLQETAIYNLANTQIGLTNYTQAVSTLENFIKAYPKSYLIPQATLTLSDVYLSQNDRTKALNVLKSWTTKNTNNAEYLSLFRETISLIENNVY, encoded by the coding sequence ATGTCTGAAAATACAAATAAACTGCAAAAAAATGCTGAATTAATATTCACATATCTATATAATAATAGAATAATATTCATATCCGGCTTTGTATTAATAGTTGTAATTGCAGCTGGAATTCTGCTTTACAGAGCAAATATAGAAAGTCAGGATGCAGCTAATAATGTAGAGTTTGAATCAGCATTAGCTTTATATAATGTTTATCAAAATGCACAATTACCAGCAGAACAATTAAATGATCCTGCTTTAATAATAGATATTACTTCAAGATTTCAAAAAGTATATAATGCCGCTAAAGGTAATAAACTTAAATTAAGAAGTGCTTATGCATTGGGATGTGTTTATTATGATATAAATAATCTAAAGGAAGCTGAAAAATACTATCAGGAAGTAGCAAATTCAAGAGGATTCTATTTACAGGAAACTGCAATATATAACTTAGCTAATACACAAATAGGATTGACTAATTATACTCAGGCTGTATCTACTTTGGAAAATTTTATTAAAGCATATCCTAAAAGCTATTTAATCCCTCAGGCTACTTTAACATTATCCGATGTTTATTTATCACAAAATGATAGAACAAAAGCCTTGAATGTGTTAAAGTCTTGGACTACTAAAAATACTAATAATGCTGAATATCTTTCTTTATTTAGAGAAACTATTTCATTGATAGAAAATAATGTTTATTAA
- a CDS encoding DNA repair helicase XPB yields MNKNAPIIVQGDGTILLDVSTKHFEEIRNFMLVFAELVKSPEYIHTYRITLVSLWNAASLNYTSDQILNFLKKYTSYEIPKNIVKQIETSIEKYGRIKIIKENDKYYLISEDKNIIDEILHYKLMTKYIKAEVNKNKLEIDATYRGHIKLALINIGYPVQDLAGYKTGEEYHFNMREKLASSGDDFALRDYQKNSVDAFYADGKPEGGAGVIALPCGTGKTVVGIAAMHKTQTKTLIIVTGVTACRQWRDEILDKTDIPPEDIGEYNGLNKEIKPITIATYKILTYRKNKESPFVHFELFFQHNWGLIIYDEVHLLPAPIIKLTSEIQSMRRLGLTATLVREDGLEKDVFCLIGPKKFDIPWRELEEKKFIAEAYCYDIRIPLDDSHRSDYVISSDKVKFRIASENVLKYTVVKKIIEKLEGKNILIIGQYLDQLNEMKRLTGYTIITGKTPQSERDIIYKKFKTGEIKILIVSKVANLAVDLPDANVLIQISGTFGSRQEEAQRLGRVLRPKKGENKSYFFSIITTDTKEEDFAHKRQLFLTEQGYHYELLDKDSFEELEFNN; encoded by the coding sequence TTGAACAAAAATGCTCCTATTATAGTTCAGGGCGACGGTACTATTCTTTTAGATGTCAGCACAAAACATTTTGAAGAAATTAGAAACTTTATGTTAGTATTTGCAGAATTAGTAAAAAGTCCTGAATATATACATACATATAGAATAACATTAGTATCCTTATGGAATGCTGCTAGTTTAAACTATACATCAGATCAAATACTTAATTTTTTGAAAAAATATACATCTTATGAAATTCCAAAAAATATAGTAAAGCAGATTGAGACTAGTATAGAAAAATACGGAAGAATAAAAATAATAAAAGAAAATGATAAATACTATCTTATAAGTGAAGATAAAAATATTATAGATGAAATTCTGCATTACAAATTAATGACTAAATATATAAAGGCAGAAGTTAACAAAAACAAATTAGAGATAGATGCCACATACAGAGGACATATAAAACTTGCACTTATAAATATAGGATATCCCGTTCAGGACTTGGCAGGATATAAAACAGGCGAAGAATATCATTTTAATATGAGAGAAAAATTAGCATCAAGCGGAGATGATTTTGCTTTAAGAGATTATCAAAAAAATTCTGTAGATGCTTTCTATGCTGATGGTAAACCTGAAGGCGGTGCAGGAGTTATAGCTCTTCCATGCGGTACTGGTAAAACTGTTGTAGGAATTGCCGCAATGCATAAAACTCAGACAAAAACACTTATAATAGTTACAGGTGTTACAGCATGCCGTCAATGGAGAGACGAAATATTGGATAAAACTGATATTCCTCCTGAAGATATAGGTGAATATAATGGTCTCAATAAAGAAATAAAACCTATAACAATAGCTACTTATAAAATTCTTACATATAGAAAAAATAAAGAATCTCCATTTGTGCATTTTGAATTATTCTTTCAGCATAATTGGGGATTAATAATATACGATGAAGTACATTTGCTTCCGGCACCTATAATAAAACTTACAAGCGAAATTCAAAGTATGAGAAGATTAGGGCTTACTGCTACTTTGGTTAGAGAAGACGGACTTGAAAAAGATGTGTTCTGTCTTATAGGACCTAAAAAATTCGATATACCTTGGCGTGAGTTAGAAGAAAAGAAATTTATAGCTGAAGCATACTGTTATGATATAAGAATACCGTTAGATGATTCTCATAGATCTGATTATGTTATATCCAGTGATAAAGTTAAATTTAGAATAGCAAGTGAAAATGTTCTTAAATATACAGTAGTAAAAAAAATCATAGAAAAGCTTGAAGGAAAAAATATTCTTATAATAGGTCAGTATTTGGATCAATTAAATGAGATGAAAAGGCTGACAGGATATACTATAATCACAGGAAAAACTCCTCAAAGCGAAAGAGACATAATATACAAAAAATTTAAAACCGGAGAAATAAAAATACTTATAGTAAGTAAAGTTGCTAATTTAGCTGTTGATTTGCCTGATGCTAATGTTTTAATACAGATCTCTGGAACTTTCGGTTCAAGACAAGAAGAAGCTCAAAGATTGGGAAGAGTTCTTCGTCCTAAAAAAGGTGAAAATAAAAGCTACTTCTTTTCAATAATAACCACAGATACAAAAGAAGAAGATTTTGCTCATAAAAGACAATTATTCTTAACAGAACAGGGATATCATTATGAGTTGTTGGATAAAGATTCATTTGAAGAATTGGAATTTAATAATTAA
- a CDS encoding peptide ABC transporter substrate-binding protein produces the protein MKTIRVFLSSIISISLAFLIILSSISCSKGKSNSEGIIVNLSVEPKTIDPSLNAQIYGVIYISHVFEGLTVRDRNNKIVPGVAEKWEISPDGKTYTFYLRTNSTWSDGKPVVAEDFVYSWQRQVDPKVASEYSYQHEPVKNAMAITRGEMPVDSLGVKAIDEHTLVVELEAPTAYFLEVAAFPTFAPLRKDIIEQYGDNWTLKPETYIGNGPYIMSERNIDENIIMVKNTNYWNADSIVAEKITFVFMQNGAAAVAGIKDGSLHMAYEPPQQDIPTLMEEGLIQIKPLIATYYYPINVTNEYLKDPRVRKALSLAIDRNYIVENVTKGGQKPAGGWVPYAVNDVDGDFRVNGGDFYDISKEGYSNNVEMAKQLLAEAGYPNGEGFPVIEFKTDPGNHVGIFEAVQQMWKEHLNIDSTITQIDNALLGQTLLEKNFMIGRLYWSADYSDPMSMMSLFTSYNTQNNGGYSNKRYDDLIGEAMSTDDNNIRMKAMHEAERILIEEDMGAIPLYFFTEPLLVNPKLRDVVYNPLGFHKFFYAYLEE, from the coding sequence ATGAAGACTATAAGGGTATTTTTATCATCTATTATTAGTATCAGCTTAGCATTTTTGATAATACTATCATCAATATCATGTTCTAAAGGCAAAAGTAATAGTGAAGGAATTATTGTTAATCTTAGTGTTGAACCAAAGACTATAGATCCTAGTTTGAACGCACAAATATACGGAGTAATTTATATTTCTCATGTATTTGAGGGTTTAACCGTAAGAGATAGAAATAATAAAATAGTACCGGGTGTAGCTGAAAAGTGGGAAATAAGTCCTGACGGAAAAACTTATACATTTTATCTAAGAACTAATTCTACTTGGTCAGATGGAAAACCTGTTGTAGCTGAAGACTTTGTTTACAGCTGGCAGAGACAGGTTGATCCAAAAGTTGCAAGCGAATACAGTTATCAGCATGAACCTGTAAAAAATGCTATGGCTATTACTAGAGGAGAAATGCCAGTAGATTCTTTGGGTGTAAAAGCTATTGATGAGCATACTTTGGTTGTAGAATTGGAAGCTCCTACTGCTTATTTCTTGGAAGTAGCTGCATTTCCTACATTTGCCCCTTTAAGAAAAGATATAATAGAACAATACGGAGACAACTGGACTTTGAAGCCTGAAACTTATATCGGTAACGGTCCTTATATTATGTCTGAACGCAATATTGATGAAAACATTATAATGGTAAAAAATACTAATTATTGGAATGCTGACAGTATAGTTGCTGAAAAAATAACATTTGTATTTATGCAAAATGGTGCTGCTGCGGTAGCTGGTATAAAAGACGGATCTTTACATATGGCTTATGAACCTCCTCAGCAGGATATACCTACACTTATGGAAGAGGGTTTAATACAGATTAAGCCCCTTATAGCTACTTATTATTATCCTATAAATGTAACTAATGAATATTTAAAAGATCCTAGAGTAAGAAAGGCATTATCCCTAGCTATAGACAGAAACTATATAGTAGAAAATGTTACTAAAGGCGGACAGAAACCTGCAGGCGGATGGGTGCCTTATGCGGTTAATGATGTTGATGGAGATTTTAGAGTTAATGGCGGTGATTTTTATGATATATCTAAAGAAGGATATTCCAATAATGTAGAAATGGCTAAACAGCTTTTGGCTGAAGCAGGATATCCTAATGGAGAAGGTTTTCCTGTAATAGAGTTTAAAACTGATCCCGGTAATCATGTGGGTATATTTGAAGCAGTACAGCAGATGTGGAAAGAGCATCTTAATATAGATTCTACTATTACTCAGATAGATAATGCATTATTAGGTCAGACTTTGCTTGAAAAAAACTTTATGATAGGAAGACTTTATTGGTCTGCTGATTATTCTGATCCTATGTCTATGATGAGTTTATTTACTAGCTACAATACTCAAAATAACGGCGGATACAGTAATAAAAGATATGATGATCTTATAGGTGAGGCTATGTCTACAGATGATAATAATATAAGAATGAAAGCTATGCATGAGGCTGAAAGAATTCTTATAGAAGAAGATATGGGTGCCATACCTCTTTATTTCTTCACAGAGCCTTTACTTGTTAATCCTAAATTGAGAGATGTTGTATATAATCCATTAGGATTTCATAAATTTTTCTATGCTTATTTAGAGGAGTAA
- a CDS encoding NAD(P)-dependent oxidoreductase, producing the protein MSIAVYSFLDDEAEFFKLMEKKYNTKFTLYRHHLNIDNVKEAKGFDSIVFNARDIITDKVFDKLKEYGVKYMSTRSVGYDNIDIDYANKIGIKIANVPSYSPNSVSEFTVLSLLSIIKNYNNVIINGYNRNYIRTGLVAKEIRNLNIGIIGTGRIGSLTVKHLKGFFPKDIFVYSRTEKEEIKNYAKYVSLDELYANSDAVIYHIPYSKETENMICKDSINKMKKGVYIINVSRGGIVNNKDLLEGLKSGHIGGAAIDVYSNEIEYVNKDIKNIVLKDEIIEELFKMDNVIITPHFAFYTDEALLNMVSTSIDNIFEFKNTGKCINQITKS; encoded by the coding sequence ATGAGTATAGCTGTATATTCGTTTTTAGATGATGAAGCAGAATTTTTTAAATTAATGGAAAAAAAATATAATACTAAATTCACATTATACAGACATCATTTAAATATTGATAATGTCAAAGAGGCAAAAGGTTTTGATTCTATAGTTTTTAATGCAAGAGATATTATTACTGATAAAGTTTTTGATAAATTGAAAGAATACGGCGTAAAATATATGAGCACCAGATCTGTCGGTTATGATAATATAGATATTGATTATGCAAACAAAATAGGAATAAAAATAGCAAATGTACCTTCATATTCTCCTAATTCTGTGAGTGAGTTTACAGTTCTATCATTACTTTCTATTATTAAGAATTATAATAATGTTATTATAAATGGATATAATAGAAATTATATAAGAACAGGGCTTGTGGCAAAAGAGATTAGAAATTTAAATATCGGTATTATAGGTACAGGAAGGATTGGTTCTTTGACTGTAAAGCATCTTAAAGGATTTTTTCCTAAAGACATATTTGTATATTCAAGAACAGAAAAGGAAGAAATAAAAAATTATGCAAAATATGTGAGTTTAGATGAATTATATGCAAATAGTGATGCTGTAATTTATCATATACCATACAGCAAAGAAACTGAAAATATGATTTGCAAAGATTCTATAAATAAAATGAAAAAGGGTGTTTATATTATCAATGTAAGCAGGGGCGGAATAGTTAATAACAAAGATTTACTTGAAGGTTTAAAAAGCGGGCATATAGGTGGAGCTGCTATAGATGTATATTCAAATGAGATTGAGTATGTTAATAAAGATATAAAAAATATTGTTTTGAAAGATGAAATTATTGAAGAATTATTCAAAATGGATAATGTTATAATAACTCCTCATTTTGCTTTTTATACTGATGAAGCATTGCTTAATATGGTCAGCACTTCTATTGATAATATATTTGAATTCAAAAATACAGGAAAATGTATAAATCAAATAACAAAATCTTAA